A section of the Streptomyces sp. SCL15-4 genome encodes:
- a CDS encoding PAAR domain-containing protein has translation MPAAARTGDPTSHGGVIATPPPGAAAAVARVLIGGRPAAVVGSLHTCPMPPHALMGPANVILPNPLAATVLIGGLPAARARDKIACGAMVVTGAPNVLIGGL, from the coding sequence ATGCCGGCCGCAGCCCGTACCGGTGACCCCACCAGTCACGGCGGGGTGATCGCCACCCCGCCGCCCGGCGCCGCCGCGGCCGTGGCCCGTGTGCTGATCGGCGGCCGGCCCGCCGCCGTCGTCGGCAGCCTGCACACCTGCCCGATGCCGCCGCACGCGCTCATGGGCCCGGCCAACGTGATCCTGCCCAACCCGCTCGCGGCCACCGTCCTCATCGGCGGGCTGCCGGCCGCGCGGGCGCGCGACAAGATCGCCTGCGGCGCCATGGTCGTGACCGGCGCCCCCAACGTCCTGATCGGGGGCCTGTGA
- a CDS encoding VgrG-related protein encodes MTTPEARGGRSFAADPVIETPGELPLVWAAQLVSCVVDENVGLPDAAQLTFRDPDHEFLRAAGITIGTPLRVSVVTVNGQARERLFNGEVTALEVDRDRTGSFTVVRAYSKAHRLQRGRKVVAYRNMTAAAIVRKVAAGAGLACGKVEAAPVTYQQLSQANVSDWDFLQYLAAESGAQVRVDDQGLLQFTKPEKASGAPAPSTPATRNPMVLEYGRNLLALRASLSAADGASQVEVRGWDVTTKRPLVARQPSVESDTVVPGLSPAFAARFGTSSKLTVTDTPYRTQAETTAVAGAVAADVSAGFGELEAVAEGNPRLRAGKPVALGNVGPAFSGKYTATAVQHVLEPHGGYRTTVWVSASPDRSLTGLVTGANAPSRGPRMPGLAIGVVTDVREPGGAESGAVKLRFPWLDDTYTTDWVRTVQWGGKGGGGVVSPEVNDEVLVGFEQGLLDSPYVIGGLYNGVDKPSAHDVPLIDGTTGKVNRRSVVSRSGHRVELLDARAPGPSGVRLRTADERLEVFLDDRRDRIELTVYAGKSRQPLTSVVLDRKGITLDAGRGDVSVSGRNVDIQGRVGVKVGGRSVSVTGSSDVTVDGGLLGVLKAKLIRIN; translated from the coding sequence GTGACCACACCGGAGGCGCGGGGCGGCCGGTCCTTCGCGGCGGACCCCGTCATCGAGACGCCCGGCGAGCTGCCGCTGGTCTGGGCCGCCCAGCTGGTCAGCTGCGTGGTGGACGAGAACGTGGGCCTGCCCGACGCGGCACAGCTCACCTTCCGCGACCCCGACCACGAGTTCCTGCGGGCGGCCGGCATCACCATCGGCACCCCGCTCAGGGTGTCGGTGGTGACGGTGAACGGGCAGGCCCGCGAGCGGCTGTTCAACGGCGAGGTCACCGCCCTGGAGGTGGACCGGGACCGTACGGGCTCGTTCACCGTGGTGCGCGCCTACTCCAAGGCGCACCGCCTCCAGCGCGGCCGGAAGGTGGTGGCGTACCGGAACATGACGGCGGCGGCGATCGTCCGCAAGGTGGCCGCCGGCGCCGGGCTGGCCTGCGGGAAGGTGGAGGCGGCGCCGGTCACGTACCAGCAGCTGTCGCAGGCGAACGTGTCCGACTGGGACTTCTTGCAGTACCTGGCGGCGGAGAGCGGCGCGCAGGTCCGCGTCGACGACCAAGGGCTGCTTCAGTTCACCAAGCCGGAGAAGGCATCCGGGGCGCCCGCGCCGTCGACCCCGGCCACCCGGAACCCGATGGTGCTGGAGTACGGGCGGAACCTGCTGGCGCTGCGCGCCTCGCTGTCCGCGGCGGACGGCGCGTCGCAGGTGGAGGTGCGCGGCTGGGACGTCACCACCAAGCGCCCGCTGGTGGCCCGGCAGCCGTCGGTGGAGAGCGACACGGTGGTGCCGGGGCTGAGCCCGGCGTTCGCCGCCCGGTTCGGCACGTCGTCGAAGCTGACCGTCACCGACACCCCGTACCGCACCCAGGCCGAGACGACCGCGGTCGCCGGCGCCGTGGCCGCGGACGTGAGCGCCGGCTTCGGCGAGCTGGAGGCGGTCGCCGAGGGCAACCCGCGGCTGCGGGCGGGCAAGCCGGTGGCGCTCGGCAACGTCGGCCCGGCGTTCTCCGGCAAGTACACGGCGACGGCCGTGCAGCACGTCCTGGAGCCGCACGGCGGGTACCGGACCACGGTGTGGGTGAGCGCCAGCCCGGACCGCTCCCTGACCGGCCTGGTGACCGGCGCCAACGCGCCGAGCCGCGGTCCGCGCATGCCGGGGCTGGCGATCGGCGTGGTCACGGACGTACGGGAGCCGGGCGGCGCCGAGAGCGGCGCGGTGAAGCTGCGGTTCCCCTGGCTGGACGACACGTACACCACCGACTGGGTGCGCACCGTGCAGTGGGGCGGCAAGGGCGGCGGAGGCGTGGTGAGCCCCGAGGTCAACGACGAGGTCCTGGTCGGCTTCGAACAGGGCCTGCTGGACAGCCCGTACGTCATCGGCGGCCTGTACAACGGCGTCGACAAGCCCTCCGCGCACGACGTGCCGCTGATCGACGGCACCACCGGGAAGGTCAACCGCCGCTCCGTCGTCTCCCGCTCCGGGCACCGGGTGGAGCTGCTGGACGCCCGGGCCCCGGGCCCCTCCGGGGTGCGGCTGCGGACCGCCGACGAACGCCTGGAAGTGTTCCTGGACGACCGGCGGGACCGGATCGAGCTGACGGTGTACGCCGGGAAGAGCCGGCAACCCCTCACCTCCGTCGTGCTCGACCGCAAGGGCATCACCCTGGACGCGGGTCGCGGCGACGTGAGCGTGTCGGGCCGCAACGTCGACATCCAGGGACGGGTCGGGGTGAAGGTCGGCGGCCGGTCGGTGAGCGTCACCGGCAGCTCGGACGTCACCGTGGACGGCGGCCTGCTCGGCGTCCTGAAGGCCAAGCTCATCCGCATCAACTGA
- a CDS encoding phage tail protein: MTDSIFATSVFFRLAIGGNDLGAFHTCSGMGAEVEIESYAEGGNNGFTWQLPGRVTWSNITLTRPVTADTAKIGRWLDETLKRVEPKDGEIVALRPDRTPIISWQVFGIVPVRWQGPSFDPSSSEAAVETLEIAHEGLRPS; the protein is encoded by the coding sequence ATGACGGACAGCATCTTCGCGACGAGCGTGTTCTTCCGGCTCGCGATCGGAGGCAACGACCTGGGCGCCTTCCACACCTGCTCGGGTATGGGCGCCGAGGTGGAGATCGAGAGCTACGCCGAGGGCGGCAACAACGGCTTCACCTGGCAGCTGCCCGGCCGCGTCACCTGGTCCAACATCACGCTGACCCGGCCGGTCACCGCCGACACGGCGAAGATCGGCCGCTGGCTGGACGAGACGCTGAAGCGGGTGGAGCCCAAGGACGGCGAGATCGTGGCGCTGAGGCCGGACCGGACCCCGATCATCAGCTGGCAGGTGTTCGGGATCGTCCCGGTGCGCTGGCAGGGGCCGTCGTTCGACCCGAGCAGCTCCGAGGCGGCCGTGGAGACCCTGGAGATCGCCCACGAGGGCCTGCGCCCGTCCTGA
- a CDS encoding phage tail protein: MSRAAVPGLPSRHPIGEQLPALYADDDFAQRFTAGLDTVLAPVFLTLDTLPAYLDPRLAPADFLTWLASWVGATDDPEWPEDRRREAVTRAVELHRRRGTARGLTEALRLALGVDAEVTGAGAATWSATPGADLPAPSAEGPLVRVWPADATTGDRRTGPNGERRTAAHPYEAGDDASVRPPVDPDRVREIVRVMCPVHTVCRVEILPGPPTDEGR, translated from the coding sequence ATGAGCCGCGCCGCCGTCCCCGGCCTGCCGAGCCGCCACCCGATCGGCGAACAGCTGCCGGCTTTGTACGCCGACGACGACTTCGCCCAGCGCTTCACCGCCGGCCTGGACACCGTCCTCGCCCCGGTCTTCCTGACCCTCGACACCCTTCCCGCCTACCTCGATCCCCGGCTGGCCCCCGCCGACTTCCTCACCTGGCTGGCCTCCTGGGTGGGCGCCACCGACGACCCGGAGTGGCCCGAGGACCGGCGCCGCGAGGCCGTCACCCGTGCCGTGGAACTCCACCGCCGGCGCGGCACGGCCAGGGGGCTGACCGAGGCGCTGCGCCTGGCCCTGGGCGTCGACGCGGAGGTCACCGGGGCCGGCGCGGCGACCTGGTCGGCGACCCCGGGCGCGGACCTGCCCGCGCCGTCTGCCGAGGGTCCGCTGGTACGGGTGTGGCCGGCGGACGCGACGACAGGCGACCGGAGGACGGGTCCGAACGGGGAGCGGCGGACGGCGGCGCACCCGTACGAGGCCGGCGACGACGCGTCGGTCCGGCCGCCGGTGGATCCGGACAGGGTCCGCGAGATCGTCCGGGTCATGTGCCCGGTGCACACCGTCTGCCGGGTGGAGATCCTGCCCGGCCCGCCCACCGACGAAGGGAGGTGA
- a CDS encoding LysM peptidoglycan-binding domain-containing protein, translated as MSPAFRSSRARAQLTLMEPPASVGAKPGGTIARLDLQFNPSTLELRKTTEWRRTPSRMAGQSALPEFVGSGPRELSLEVFLDATATHDNSVEQAVEKLMKGCVPTPASLGRKKPASPWVRFEWGTARTTSFDGVLSSLSVSYTLFDVDGRPLRATCALSIEEASVDPAGQNPTSGARTARSTHTVVAGDSLAMLAWREYGDATAWRVIAEANGIDDPMALVPGTELVVPGLRDAGGEEER; from the coding sequence ATGTCACCAGCGTTCCGTTCCAGCCGGGCCAGGGCCCAGCTGACCCTCATGGAGCCGCCCGCGTCGGTCGGGGCCAAGCCCGGCGGCACGATCGCGCGGCTCGACCTCCAGTTCAACCCCTCCACCCTGGAGCTGCGCAAGACCACCGAGTGGCGGCGCACCCCGTCCCGGATGGCGGGGCAGTCGGCGCTGCCCGAGTTCGTCGGCAGCGGCCCGCGCGAGCTGAGCCTGGAGGTCTTCCTGGACGCCACCGCCACCCACGACAACTCCGTGGAGCAGGCGGTGGAGAAGCTGATGAAGGGCTGCGTGCCGACCCCGGCCAGCCTGGGCCGGAAGAAGCCGGCGAGTCCCTGGGTGCGGTTCGAGTGGGGCACCGCGCGGACCACCTCGTTCGACGGGGTGCTCTCCAGCCTCTCGGTGTCGTACACGCTCTTCGACGTGGACGGCAGGCCGCTCAGGGCCACCTGCGCGCTGTCCATCGAGGAGGCGAGCGTCGACCCGGCGGGCCAGAACCCGACGTCCGGCGCGCGCACCGCCCGCAGCACGCACACCGTGGTGGCGGGCGACAGCCTGGCGATGCTGGCCTGGCGGGAGTACGGCGACGCGACGGCCTGGCGGGTCATCGCGGAGGCGAACGGAATCGACGACCCGATGGCGCTCGTGCCCGGCACCGAACTGGTGGTGCCGGGGCTGCGGGACGCCGGCGGCGAGGAGGAGCGGTGA
- a CDS encoding GPW/gp25 family protein — protein MSERFIGRGWAFPLRVGPTGGIALVEREREIEEAIRLVLGTAPGERPMRPEFGCGIHDYVFAPGDGATAGRIAQQVREALERWEPRIAVEDVVVAFDAVEDGTLYIDVHYTVRSTNDRRNLVFPFYTIPSEEGAEDGSGN, from the coding sequence ATGAGCGAGCGGTTCATCGGCCGCGGCTGGGCGTTCCCGCTGCGGGTCGGGCCGACCGGCGGCATCGCCCTGGTCGAACGGGAGCGGGAGATCGAGGAGGCGATCCGCCTGGTGCTCGGCACCGCGCCCGGCGAGCGCCCCATGCGCCCCGAGTTCGGCTGCGGCATCCACGACTACGTCTTCGCGCCCGGCGACGGCGCCACCGCCGGACGCATCGCGCAGCAGGTGCGCGAGGCGCTGGAGCGGTGGGAGCCGCGCATCGCGGTGGAGGACGTGGTGGTCGCCTTCGACGCCGTCGAGGACGGCACGCTCTACATCGACGTGCACTACACCGTGCGCTCCACCAACGACCGGCGCAACCTGGTCTTCCCCTTCTACACGATCCCCTCCGAGGAGGGGGCCGAGGACGGGAGCGGAAACTGA
- a CDS encoding putative baseplate assembly protein codes for MALPSPNLDDRRFQQLVDEAKRYVQQRAPEWTDHNVSDPGVTLIETFAYLVDQLLYRLNRVPDKNYTAFLDLLGIRLFPPAAAVADVDFWLSAPQPDTVALPAGTEVTSARGENDEAVVFTTTDHLDILPSELTRLVTAHRTGEQTDRTGTLSEGRDIPCFQAAPEPGDALLFGLPTAVPRCIVAIRLDSRVEGVGVDPRQPPLVWEAWDGGGWRVCETCTDTTGGLNRPGEVTVYVPAGHTASVIGGTRAGWLRCRVTEPEPGQPFYSESPTVREAAVFTVGGTMAVEHAETVTDVPLGTSEGVPGQTFRLGRPPVLLDREPPVVEVSTAEGWQRWDLVEHFGRSGPADRHVTVDATTGEFAFPPALREPDGTLRQCGAVPPKGAQIRVARYRTGGGPAGNVARGAISVLRSSVPYVARVVNREAARGGVAGETVENAKLRAPQALRMQERAVTAEDYEIISRQAAPSVRRVRCLPAAEDAGAVRVLVVPDAVADEGDDRLRFEQLIPSDQVLRAITESLDERRLIGTRLVVEPPVYQGVTVVARLAAAPGDTDRVRDAALAALYRHLNPLHGGVDGTGWPFGRPVQYGELFGVLQRATGNALVEEIRLFPADPITGRRGAPTDRIDVDRGALVFSYQHQVVVTAVDPEGRR; via the coding sequence ATGGCACTGCCCTCCCCGAACCTGGACGACCGGCGCTTCCAGCAACTCGTCGACGAGGCGAAGCGCTACGTGCAGCAGCGCGCCCCGGAGTGGACCGACCACAACGTCTCCGACCCGGGCGTGACCCTGATCGAGACGTTCGCCTACCTCGTGGACCAGCTGCTGTACCGGCTGAACCGGGTCCCTGACAAGAACTACACCGCCTTCCTCGACCTGCTCGGCATCCGCCTGTTCCCGCCGGCCGCCGCCGTCGCCGACGTCGACTTCTGGCTGTCGGCGCCGCAGCCGGACACGGTCGCGCTGCCCGCGGGCACGGAGGTGACCAGCGCGCGCGGCGAGAACGACGAGGCCGTGGTGTTCACCACCACCGACCACCTGGACATCCTGCCGAGCGAGCTGACGCGGCTGGTGACCGCGCACCGCACCGGCGAGCAGACCGACCGGACCGGGACGCTCTCCGAGGGCCGGGACATCCCCTGCTTCCAGGCCGCGCCCGAGCCCGGCGACGCGCTGCTGTTCGGCCTGCCGACGGCGGTGCCGCGGTGCATCGTCGCCATACGCCTGGACAGCCGGGTGGAGGGCGTCGGCGTCGACCCGCGCCAGCCGCCGCTGGTGTGGGAGGCGTGGGACGGCGGCGGCTGGCGGGTGTGCGAGACCTGCACGGACACCACCGGCGGGCTGAACCGGCCCGGCGAGGTCACCGTGTACGTCCCGGCCGGGCACACCGCGTCGGTGATCGGCGGCACCCGGGCCGGCTGGCTGCGCTGCCGGGTCACCGAGCCCGAGCCGGGCCAGCCGTTCTACTCGGAGTCCCCGACCGTGCGCGAGGCGGCGGTGTTCACCGTGGGCGGCACGATGGCCGTGGAGCACGCCGAGACCGTCACCGACGTACCGCTCGGCACCTCGGAGGGGGTGCCCGGGCAGACGTTCCGGCTCGGCCGCCCGCCGGTCCTCCTGGACCGCGAGCCCCCGGTGGTGGAGGTGTCCACGGCCGAGGGCTGGCAGCGTTGGGACCTGGTCGAGCACTTCGGCCGCTCCGGGCCCGCCGACCGGCACGTCACGGTCGACGCCACGACCGGCGAGTTCGCCTTCCCGCCGGCGCTGCGCGAACCGGACGGCACGCTGCGGCAGTGCGGCGCCGTACCGCCCAAGGGCGCCCAGATCCGGGTGGCCCGCTACCGCACCGGCGGCGGCCCGGCCGGCAACGTCGCGCGCGGCGCGATCTCCGTGCTGCGCAGCTCCGTGCCGTACGTCGCCCGGGTCGTCAACCGGGAGGCGGCGCGCGGCGGTGTCGCCGGGGAGACCGTCGAGAACGCCAAGCTGCGCGCGCCGCAGGCGCTGCGCATGCAGGAGCGCGCGGTGACCGCCGAGGACTACGAGATCATCAGCCGCCAGGCCGCGCCCTCGGTGCGCCGGGTGCGCTGTCTGCCCGCCGCCGAGGACGCGGGCGCGGTCCGGGTCCTGGTGGTGCCGGACGCGGTGGCCGACGAGGGCGACGACCGGCTCCGCTTCGAGCAGCTGATCCCCTCCGACCAGGTGCTCCGGGCGATCACCGAGTCCCTCGACGAGCGGCGCCTGATCGGCACCCGGCTGGTGGTGGAGCCGCCGGTCTACCAGGGCGTCACCGTGGTGGCCCGGCTCGCCGCGGCGCCGGGCGACACCGACCGGGTGCGCGACGCGGCGCTCGCCGCGCTGTACCGGCACCTCAACCCGCTGCACGGCGGCGTCGACGGTACCGGCTGGCCGTTCGGCCGGCCCGTGCAGTACGGCGAGCTGTTCGGCGTGCTGCAACGCGCCACCGGCAACGCGCTGGTGGAGGAGATCCGCCTCTTCCCCGCCGACCCGATCACCGGCCGGCGCGGCGCCCCGACGGACCGCATCGACGTGGACCGGGGCGCGCTGGTCTTCTCCTACCAGCACCAGGTGGTCGTCACGGCCGTGGACCCGGAGGGACGGCGATGA